The Cytobacillus firmus genome segment GCATAAATGTTGCTTACACTCGTCCGGCATTGTTTATCAATTTCAATAACACCGCGTTCAGTCATCTTAACGCCAGCTTGCTCTAAGCCAAGCTCGTCTGTATTTGGACGTCTTCCGACCATAACAAATACATAATCTGCATCAAGAGATTTCTCTTCGCCTTTTTCTTCAAACTTAACTGTAACTCCATTTTCATTCTCTTCAACACCTTTAGCAAATGCCTTTGTAATGAATTCAACGCCTTTTTTCTTCAGATTGCGTTTAACAAGAGATGTCATTTGCTTTTCGAAGCCGACAAGAATATCATCTGCACCCTCTAGGATCGTAACTTGTGAACCAAAGTTCGCATAAGCGCCGCCCAATTCGATTCCGATAACACCGCCGCCAATTACAACGATTTTCTCGGGAATTTCCTGAAGAGCAAGAGCGCCTGTTGAATCAAGAACACGTTTAGAGAATTTAAACGTCGGCAATTCAATAGGACGGGATCCTGTTGCAATAATTGCATTTTTGAACGTGTAAGTTTGTGCTGAATTTTCATCCATTACACGAAGGGTGTTACCATCAACAAAGTAAGCTTCACCGCGCACGATGTCAACTTTATTTCCCTTTAATAGTCCTTCAACTCCGCCTGTAAGCTTCTTGACTACACCGGATTTGAATTCTTGCACTTTTGTAAAGTCAACTTTTACGTTTTCAGCTGTAATTCCCATTACATCTGAGTGCTTAGCATTTTCGTAGCGGTGTCCTGCTGCGATTAAAGCTTTTGAAGGAATACATCCAACGTTTAAACAAACT includes the following:
- the lpdA gene encoding dihydrolipoyl dehydrogenase: MVVGDFPIETDTIVIGAGPGGYVAAIRAAQLGQKVTIVEKANMGGVCLNVGCIPSKALIAAGHRYENAKHSDVMGITAENVKVDFTKVQEFKSGVVKKLTGGVEGLLKGNKVDIVRGEAYFVDGNTLRVMDENSAQTYTFKNAIIATGSRPIELPTFKFSKRVLDSTGALALQEIPEKIVVIGGGVIGIELGGAYANFGSQVTILEGADDILVGFEKQMTSLVKRNLKKKGVEFITKAFAKGVEENENGVTVKFEEKGEEKSLDADYVFVMVGRRPNTDELGLEQAGVKMTERGVIEIDKQCRTSVSNIYAIGDIVEGPQLAHKASYEGKIAAEAIAGHNAEIDYLAIPAVVFSEPELASVGYTEQQAKEEGIEVTAAKFPFAANGRALALDSTDGFLKLVTRKEDGLVIGAQIAGASASDMIAELGLAIEAGMTAEDLAMTIHAHPTLGEITMEAAEVAIGSPIHIVK